Below is a window of Artemia franciscana unplaced genomic scaffold, ASM3288406v1 Scaffold_5522, whole genome shotgun sequence DNA.
AGTAAATTAAAGGAACAACTGAAAACATCAGGAAAAAATGCTACCTACATCAGCAAAACAACTCAAAACCAGTTGATTGATTGTTGTGCGAAAGAAGTTATAGGTGTCATTCTAGAAAGAGTAAAGTCAGCAAGGTATTACAGCATCATTTTTGATGTGTCACATTCATCGCAACTAAGTATAGCTCTCTGCTATGCCTTCGATAACCATAGACGCGAGGACTTCATAGGTTTCGTTGACGTTCATCATGCCACCTTTGAACCTTCCACTGCAGAAAAAGAGCCGACTGTCAACGGAAAAGTGGTTGGCCAGCTAGTTCTGAGCCTTTTAGAAGAAATGGGTTTGAATTTACTCGACTCTGTTGGAATCGGGACGGATGGGTGTGCAATAATGGTATCAAATAACTATGGTACTGTAGTcgaaattcagaaaaaagctaaaaatgcgTCTCATTGTCCCTGCTTTAACCACGCCCTGAACCTTTCTTTGTCAAGGAGCTCAGCTGTTTCGAGCATCAGAAATGCCATAGGCATTATAAAAGAAgttgttgtattttttaatgCATCTGCAAAGAGAAATTATGTCTTGAATAAGGTTCTAAAAGCTCAGCTCACGGGAATCGGCGAGACGAGGTGGATCGAGTGACAGGAGTCACTTATGCAGTTTGTGTCCGAACTTCCGAAAATCATCCATGCTTTGGAACACATTAGTCACTGAAGTGAATCAGTGACCACTCCGAAGGCAAAGACGCTTGTCACAGCGTTACATAGTGCGGAATTTGTGGTTTCCCTTCAGTGTCTACACAGTATTTGCGCTCTGACCTTGCCTCTTAGTCGGCTATTTCAGAAGAATACTTTGGACTTGGGCACTGCCGATGGCCAAGTTTCCGATCTTTTGGATGTTCTAGCAAAGTGACGGGAAATGTGTGACGAAGAGTTTGCATTAGTATTCGAGCAAGTAAAAGAATTGTCAGATAAAATCCAATTGGCTGTTGAAGTTCCGAGGATTACACAAAGACAGGTTTATCGAAATAATCCTACTCATACTATGCCTGAAGAATATTATCGACGTGTTGTATTTATACCTATGCTCGACTCAGTCATAAGTGACTTAAAGAGCCGATTCTCAAGAGACACGCTGAACTCTTTCCGGTTTACCGTACTGCTGCCATCAAATATTGTGAATTGTACCGATGATTTGCTGCAATCTTCCGTCAAAGAGATTCCTAGCATATACGGTCAACTTCTTGGCTTAACCGTGTCGTCTACCAGGGCAACACTGATTTTGGCAGAGGTGCATGTGTGGAGAAGTAGACAGGCACCTATATCCTTATGTCAGCTCACTTCTTGATATTTTCATATCTCTTCCGGTGAGTGGCATCTGCCGAACGTAGCTTCTCAACTTTACACAAACTGAAAACCTGGCTCAGAGCAAAGATGGGGCAAACTAGACTTAGTGGTTTGGCCCTCCTTAATGTGCACCGCGACATCGATATCAGCATTGACAGAGTAATTGACAGGTTTGCGAACAGTGGAGCCAGgaagcttgaattttgcttGTGAACAGTTGTCAGTTGATCAAGTACAGTTTTTctaatcattattgtaatatatg
It encodes the following:
- the LOC136043395 gene encoding 52 kDa repressor of the inhibitor of the protein kinase-like, translated to MKQVTENRERLKPILESIIFLGRQNIPLRSNRDDGSLSLDDMPLSNEGNFRELLRYRAESGNSKLKEQLKTSGKNATYISKTTQNQLIDCCAKEVIGVILERVKSARYYSIIFDVSHSSQLSIALCYAFDNHRREDFIGFVDVHHATFEPSTAEKEPTVNGKVVGQLVLSLLEEMGLNLLDSVGIGTDGCAIMVSNNYGTVVEIQKKAKNASHCPCFNHALNLSLSRSSAVSSIRNAIGIIKEVVVFFNASAKRNYVLNKVLKAQLTGIGETRWIE